A genomic region of Vibrio sp. 10N contains the following coding sequences:
- a CDS encoding slipin family protein, which translates to MLSYTFGVIAVLLIALATQIFRVLREYERGVVFFLGRFQEVKGPGLIILIPFIQQMVRVDLRTVVLDVPTQDLITRDNVSVRVNAVVYFRVVDPQMAINNIESYSDATSQLSQTTLRSVLGQHELDELLSERERLNKDLQAILDQQTDDWGIKIATVEVKHVDLNESMVRALARQAEAERNRRAKIIHATGELEASNKLKEAADILNQAPNALQLRYMQTLTEITSDKTSTIVFPLPVNLVEAVSDIAKAVQKDKPGES; encoded by the coding sequence ATGTTAAGTTATACATTTGGAGTCATCGCCGTTTTACTGATCGCGCTCGCGACGCAAATCTTCCGAGTTCTTCGCGAATATGAACGTGGTGTGGTGTTCTTCCTTGGTCGATTTCAAGAAGTGAAAGGGCCTGGCCTCATCATCTTGATCCCGTTTATTCAACAAATGGTTCGTGTCGATCTCAGGACTGTGGTTCTTGATGTGCCCACACAAGATTTGATCACCCGCGACAACGTGTCGGTGCGCGTCAATGCCGTGGTCTATTTTCGCGTTGTTGACCCCCAAATGGCCATCAATAACATCGAAAGCTACAGCGATGCGACCAGCCAACTGTCACAAACCACACTGCGCTCTGTTTTGGGGCAGCACGAATTAGACGAACTGCTGTCTGAGCGCGAACGGCTTAACAAAGATCTGCAAGCAATACTCGATCAGCAAACCGATGATTGGGGAATTAAGATTGCCACCGTTGAGGTGAAACATGTCGATTTAAACGAGAGCATGGTCAGAGCGTTAGCAAGGCAAGCCGAAGCAGAGCGTAATCGCCGTGCGAAGATCATCCATGCAACCGGCGAGCTCGAAGCATCGAACAAGCTAAAAGAAGCGGCAGATATCTTAAATCAAGCTCCGAATGCTCTGCAGCTTAGATACATGCAAACACTCACGGAAATAACCAGTGATAAGACGTCCACCATTGTATTCCCACTGCCTGTTAACTTGGTGGAGGCGGTATCAGACATCGCTAAAGCAGTGCAAAAAGACAAACCTGGCGAAAGCTAA